In Myxococcales bacterium, the following proteins share a genomic window:
- a CDS encoding cupredoxin domain-containing protein — MKKQILIISLLSIAGCKGKSNAPEHKAEASQPAPPPAKAEAAATTTTDGSIAITVDGEGYHPSTINAPAGKKATLVFTRTADKSCGTEVVFPSLNIKKDLPLNEPITIEIDVPASGQIAFACGMDMMKGSIVAQ; from the coding sequence ATGAAAAAGCAAATTCTGATTATTTCCCTATTGTCTATTGCGGGCTGCAAAGGCAAATCAAATGCGCCCGAGCACAAGGCAGAGGCGAGCCAGCCCGCGCCTCCACCCGCTAAAGCTGAAGCAGCCGCAACGACGACCACAGACGGAAGCATTGCTATAACCGTTGATGGCGAGGGGTATCACCCGTCGACAATTAACGCCCCGGCTGGAAAGAAGGCGACGTTGGTGTTTACCCGAACAGCTGACAAATCATGTGGCACCGAGGTGGTGTTTCCATCTCTCAACATCAAAAAAGACTTGCCTCTCAATGAACCAATAACGATTGAAATCGATGTGCCCGCTTCAGGCCAAATTGCCTTCGCGTGTGGCATGGACATGATGAAGGGCAGCATTGTGGCGCAGTGA
- a CDS encoding TolC family protein, which produces MSTLHISFFLGFAFIVSLSTSGRAEAQAPAQGQSEDALPSPLRLEDVLQFSRSHRAEITAARARARAVAQRPAIVSSLEDPMISPSIDHLPFMLHGVDASLSIEQRFPLSGIRGRRRRAAEAEAQQALAETGRAILDIELEAATAFLMLQERRQVRGILEEQHTLAQQFVIAANARYSAGTGPQADVLRAEIEMARVAGTRRSIAAEVRAAEAMFNTTLGRSVTAVVPTLDSSASMTPPPTMEAVRKAALDQRPELQRGRAEIGRARAEVSVMESMYSPMAMIRTGPAYTMSDGAGWMVMVGISIPIWRGRLRAGVAEAEAMVDMAEADVLAMRRMIDGNAVASREQVVASQERLLALRDEVLPRARQAIEPSLAGYAAGQLPLVSVIEAAQTLWSSEAELVSAEFSLGLAWARLRRATGDEGPPP; this is translated from the coding sequence ATGAGCACCTTACACATAAGCTTTTTCCTGGGGTTTGCCTTCATTGTATCTCTGTCGACGTCGGGCCGTGCGGAAGCACAGGCGCCCGCGCAAGGGCAATCAGAGGACGCATTGCCGAGTCCACTTCGGCTCGAGGATGTGTTGCAGTTTTCTCGGAGTCACCGCGCGGAGATCACCGCCGCGCGTGCTCGTGCGCGGGCTGTCGCGCAACGCCCCGCGATTGTGTCATCGCTAGAAGACCCAATGATTTCCCCATCAATTGATCACCTACCATTTATGCTCCATGGCGTCGATGCAAGTTTGAGCATTGAGCAACGCTTCCCGCTGTCGGGGATTCGCGGTAGGCGGCGCCGCGCCGCCGAAGCTGAGGCGCAGCAAGCTCTTGCTGAAACCGGTAGGGCGATACTTGATATTGAGCTTGAAGCGGCGACCGCGTTTCTCATGCTTCAGGAGCGTCGTCAGGTTAGAGGCATTCTCGAGGAGCAGCACACCCTCGCACAACAATTTGTCATCGCCGCCAACGCGCGCTACTCGGCCGGAACCGGCCCCCAGGCGGACGTTTTGCGCGCGGAAATCGAAATGGCGCGAGTTGCAGGAACGCGTCGCTCGATCGCTGCCGAAGTAAGGGCTGCAGAAGCTATGTTCAATACCACGCTCGGACGTTCTGTTACCGCCGTCGTTCCAACACTAGACAGCTCGGCCTCCATGACACCACCTCCGACCATGGAAGCGGTACGTAAAGCGGCGCTCGACCAACGGCCCGAACTGCAACGGGGGCGGGCGGAGATCGGACGCGCGCGCGCAGAAGTTTCCGTCATGGAGTCAATGTATTCGCCGATGGCGATGATCCGAACCGGACCGGCTTACACCATGAGCGATGGCGCGGGGTGGATGGTCATGGTCGGGATTAGCATTCCGATATGGCGCGGACGCCTTCGGGCAGGAGTTGCCGAAGCGGAGGCCATGGTCGATATGGCTGAGGCTGACGTGCTCGCCATGCGACGCATGATCGATGGCAATGCGGTTGCGTCGCGCGAGCAAGTCGTCGCATCTCAGGAACGGCTGCTGGCGCTTCGAGACGAAGTCCTGCCTCGCGCGCGGCAGGCCATCGAGCCCTCCCTCGCGGGGTACGCCGCCGGGCAGCTTCCACTCGTCAGCGTCATCGAGGCCGCGCAGACCCTGTGGTCATCGGAGGCCGAGCTGGTGTCGGCGGAATTCAGCCTTGGTCTGGCCTGGGCGAGGCTCCGCAGGGCGACCGGCGATGAGGGACCGCCGCCATGA
- a CDS encoding efflux RND transporter periplasmic adaptor subunit: MIKLLKEWRSVGAGVVFTAVILIGALLIQHFRHSWPFSPQQNRSTLLKGAAGPDAGDAGTRLAANARAEVDFDPARLEVLGVRAETATLENISNSVRAMATVVPDESRVSHVHTRVAGWIERLSIDPPGQAVRAGQPLAGIFSQELLSSQSEFLAALRSAAANPQSTLLEGARARLKVFGMSDAQIRSLEKSGQPQRLVTVAAPRRGVVLHRGVSVGTAVDPSTEIMTIADLSRVWVFAEVPEADVPQIAVGTRAVLEFSSSGLPPFEAHVEFLYPTLTERTRTLRVRFAIDNPKGSLRPGIYGTADFQVTPRQAVTVGRDAVVDTGIAQHVFVVASSGRFVPRTVKLGARLEDRIEIREGLEAGEKVVASGVFLIDSESRLRASGGGTGGHAGHTGISGAAKSSPAKPDASDAHKGHETNP; the protein is encoded by the coding sequence ATGATCAAGTTACTCAAGGAATGGCGATCCGTTGGCGCCGGGGTCGTTTTCACCGCCGTTATCCTTATTGGCGCTCTCCTCATCCAACATTTCCGCCACAGCTGGCCATTTTCGCCACAGCAGAATCGCAGCACCCTCCTCAAAGGAGCGGCGGGACCTGACGCGGGCGACGCGGGCACCAGGCTCGCCGCCAACGCGCGGGCGGAAGTAGACTTCGATCCAGCACGCCTGGAGGTGCTTGGCGTCCGCGCCGAAACCGCGACGTTGGAGAACATCTCAAACTCGGTCCGCGCCATGGCGACGGTGGTCCCCGACGAATCGCGGGTCTCACACGTGCATACCCGCGTCGCGGGATGGATCGAGCGTCTCTCCATAGACCCCCCGGGACAAGCCGTGCGAGCCGGTCAGCCCCTGGCGGGCATTTTCTCGCAGGAACTCCTCTCCTCTCAAAGCGAATTTCTTGCAGCGCTTCGATCTGCCGCGGCCAACCCCCAGAGCACCCTCCTCGAGGGCGCCCGCGCGCGCCTGAAAGTTTTTGGCATGAGCGACGCGCAGATCAGGTCGCTCGAAAAAAGCGGTCAACCACAGCGCTTGGTGACCGTCGCAGCTCCTCGGCGCGGTGTGGTGCTACATCGCGGCGTGTCCGTGGGGACCGCGGTCGATCCATCGACCGAGATCATGACCATTGCCGATTTGTCCCGTGTTTGGGTCTTCGCGGAGGTGCCCGAGGCGGACGTGCCCCAGATCGCTGTGGGGACGCGCGCGGTGCTGGAGTTCTCCTCATCGGGACTTCCACCCTTCGAGGCGCACGTGGAATTCCTTTACCCGACGCTGACAGAGCGGACTCGGACGTTGCGCGTCCGCTTTGCCATCGACAATCCGAAGGGTTCGCTCCGTCCAGGCATCTACGGCACAGCCGATTTTCAAGTGACCCCTCGTCAAGCGGTCACAGTCGGGCGCGATGCGGTCGTAGACACTGGCATCGCGCAACATGTCTTTGTTGTCGCGAGCTCTGGTCGTTTCGTCCCTCGCACCGTCAAGCTGGGGGCTCGTCTCGAGGACCGAATCGAAATACGAGAAGGGCTCGAGGCCGGAGAAAAAGTTGTTGCCTCCGGCGTGTTTCTCATCGACTCCGAAAGCAGACTGCGCGCCTCCGGCGGAGGCACGGGGGGCCATGCCGGCCATACCGGCATCAGTGGTGCAGCGAAGTCCAGCCCTGCCAAACCAGACGCGTCTGACGCCCACAAAGGGCACGAAACCAACCCATGA
- a CDS encoding efflux RND transporter permease subunit, whose protein sequence is MIERIIELSAKHRWVVFGATALIVAWSIFAIKRTPLDALPDLSDPQVIVFTDWMGRSPDLVEDQVTYPLVRALQSTPQARTVRGYSMFGMSFIYVIFEDGTDIYWARARVFEQLARVQQILPPDVSPVLGPDATGVGWVFQYALEDSTGQRDLAQLRELQDFTIRPTLQAVAGVAEVASFGGFERQYQIVLDPDRLASFGLSLGDVTRAVRDANAEVGARVLELAGREYVLRGRGYVKTLADLEASVVTVGAGGTPVRLRDVARVQFGPEIRRGAADLNGLGEVVGGIVVMRIGANALEVNDAIKAEIARLNLPEGVRIVPTYDRSELIRGSVATLTSTLMQQGIIVAIMCLIFLFSLRSAFVAIVVIPIAVLMTFIPAYYFGMTINIMSLAGIAIAVGELEDASTTFVENGARRLSMAQAGTDRRRVILDALKEVGRPTFFSLLLVTVSFIPLFTLTGQAGRLFRPLVLTHTFATFAAAILAVTLVPPLMMLVMRGKFRRENQNPVSRTLTKLYRPLVALAVRARWFVVAGAMLLVVATVPIAMRLGSEFMPPLNEGSLLVMPTTFPGIAIEEARQALTAQHRIIKSFPEVASVHGKAGRAETATDPAQLDMNESVVTLRPREAWPKRFTARWYSDGPEWLKVPLRWIWKEERPRTLEELSRDMDAALQMPGYQMAIAPPIRTRIDMLTTGVRTPVGIKVFGTDLAEIERLSIALEGMLRDVPGTRSTFAERQTGREYIDVVPDREAIARYGLSVRDVLDVVEAAVGGMPVSTVIAGRSRFSVNLRYASDYRADPEALRRILIPTAISEPVGEAELGGSGTGSSSSGAGMQGGSSPMRGAAATAGGMSGMGGSGTVNAGAPMGSAGAASTSAPMASSFGFPADPSDRWRQSGSSVPLGAIADVRVVTGPPMIKDENGVLVGYVFADIDASKRDLGGWVNDAKQLVGRELSLPPGYRIQWTGQYEFMEEMQSRMAWVVPLTLLLVIFLLRMGMRGWSQTGLVLTSLPFALIGSVWLLFFQDYNVSTAVWVGLIAVIGTASETGILMVTFLDQAMALRQQSKSTLTANDVNEAVVDGASSRVRPIVMSVASTVLGLLPLLWEAGPGADVSARIAAPVVGGLVSCLLLTLFVLPAGYAIWRRRQIRTGHIMPIKAEEEGSV, encoded by the coding sequence ATGATCGAGCGCATCATCGAGCTGTCTGCCAAACACCGATGGGTCGTTTTTGGAGCGACAGCACTCATTGTCGCTTGGTCCATATTCGCTATCAAGCGCACGCCTCTCGATGCGCTACCTGACCTCTCCGATCCCCAGGTCATCGTCTTCACGGACTGGATGGGGCGCAGTCCCGACCTTGTCGAAGATCAGGTTACCTACCCGCTCGTTCGGGCGCTGCAGAGCACGCCTCAAGCACGAACAGTTCGTGGCTATTCGATGTTCGGGATGAGTTTCATCTATGTCATCTTCGAGGACGGCACAGATATCTATTGGGCGCGCGCGCGGGTGTTCGAACAGCTTGCTCGCGTTCAACAGATACTCCCACCCGATGTGTCCCCGGTGCTCGGACCGGACGCCACGGGGGTGGGCTGGGTATTTCAGTACGCGCTTGAGGATAGCACCGGACAGCGTGACCTCGCTCAGTTGCGTGAGCTTCAGGACTTTACGATTCGCCCAACGCTTCAGGCAGTCGCGGGTGTCGCCGAAGTCGCCTCGTTCGGTGGCTTTGAGCGTCAGTACCAAATCGTCCTCGACCCGGATCGGCTTGCTTCCTTCGGGCTTTCGCTTGGCGACGTCACCCGCGCGGTGCGGGACGCGAACGCGGAAGTTGGAGCGCGCGTGCTCGAGCTTGCGGGACGCGAGTACGTGCTGCGGGGGCGCGGCTACGTGAAGACGCTCGCGGACCTCGAAGCCAGCGTGGTGACGGTTGGCGCGGGGGGGACACCTGTGCGCCTGCGGGATGTAGCGCGGGTGCAGTTCGGCCCGGAAATCCGTCGAGGTGCTGCCGATCTGAACGGGCTCGGCGAAGTCGTTGGCGGCATCGTCGTGATGCGCATCGGTGCGAACGCGCTAGAGGTCAACGATGCGATTAAGGCCGAGATTGCGCGCCTGAATTTGCCAGAGGGTGTCCGTATCGTTCCGACCTACGACCGATCCGAGCTGATTCGCGGCTCGGTCGCGACACTGACCAGCACCTTGATGCAGCAAGGCATCATCGTCGCCATCATGTGCCTGATCTTCTTGTTTAGCCTTCGCTCGGCGTTCGTCGCAATAGTCGTCATTCCCATTGCGGTTCTGATGACGTTCATTCCTGCCTACTACTTTGGCATGACCATCAACATCATGTCCCTCGCCGGCATCGCAATTGCCGTGGGGGAATTGGAGGATGCCTCAACGACCTTCGTCGAGAACGGCGCTCGCAGACTCTCGATGGCGCAAGCTGGAACGGACCGGCGACGCGTCATCCTCGACGCGCTCAAAGAAGTCGGGCGTCCCACGTTCTTTTCTCTACTGTTGGTGACGGTCAGCTTCATTCCGCTCTTCACTCTGACCGGCCAGGCTGGGCGACTTTTTCGCCCACTCGTGCTCACGCATACATTCGCCACGTTTGCGGCGGCGATACTTGCCGTGACGCTGGTCCCACCCCTCATGATGCTCGTGATGCGCGGCAAATTTCGCCGCGAAAACCAAAACCCTGTCAGCAGGACTCTGACCAAGCTCTATCGCCCGCTCGTCGCCCTTGCCGTCAGAGCGCGCTGGTTCGTAGTCGCCGGTGCGATGCTGTTGGTTGTGGCGACGGTACCCATCGCCATGCGACTGGGCTCGGAGTTTATGCCGCCCCTCAACGAGGGTTCGCTGCTCGTGATGCCGACAACCTTCCCAGGCATCGCGATTGAAGAAGCCCGCCAGGCCCTCACCGCCCAGCATCGCATCATCAAGAGCTTTCCCGAAGTGGCGTCGGTGCATGGCAAGGCAGGTCGAGCCGAGACGGCGACTGACCCAGCTCAGCTCGACATGAACGAGAGCGTCGTGACGTTGCGGCCGAGAGAAGCCTGGCCGAAGCGGTTTACGGCACGCTGGTACAGCGATGGCCCAGAATGGCTCAAGGTGCCGCTCAGGTGGATTTGGAAAGAAGAACGTCCGCGCACGCTCGAGGAGCTCAGCCGCGACATGGATGCGGCGCTCCAAATGCCGGGTTATCAGATGGCCATCGCACCGCCAATTCGGACGCGAATCGACATGCTGACAACCGGTGTGCGCACGCCTGTCGGGATCAAGGTCTTCGGCACTGACCTCGCCGAAATTGAGCGACTCTCCATCGCCCTCGAAGGCATGCTGCGCGACGTACCGGGGACGCGAAGCACGTTTGCAGAGCGGCAAACGGGTCGCGAGTACATTGACGTCGTTCCAGACCGAGAAGCCATTGCCCGCTACGGTCTCAGCGTGCGCGATGTGCTCGACGTCGTGGAAGCAGCCGTTGGCGGCATGCCTGTGTCTACGGTGATAGCAGGTCGTTCAAGGTTTTCCGTCAACCTGCGCTACGCCTCGGACTACCGCGCAGATCCGGAAGCGCTTCGCCGCATTCTTATCCCGACCGCTATTTCAGAGCCTGTGGGTGAAGCCGAGCTCGGCGGCTCAGGCACAGGTTCATCGTCGTCCGGAGCCGGTATGCAGGGTGGCTCGTCGCCCATGCGGGGTGCTGCGGCGACCGCGGGCGGAATGAGTGGGATGGGTGGAAGCGGCACAGTCAATGCCGGCGCTCCGATGGGGTCTGCAGGGGCAGCGAGCACGAGCGCCCCGATGGCCTCGTCCTTTGGTTTTCCCGCCGACCCAAGCGATCGCTGGCGCCAGTCAGGCTCCTCGGTTCCCCTCGGCGCAATCGCGGACGTACGCGTCGTCACAGGCCCGCCCATGATCAAGGACGAGAACGGCGTCCTCGTTGGTTATGTCTTCGCGGACATCGATGCATCGAAACGGGATCTCGGTGGATGGGTCAATGATGCCAAGCAGCTCGTGGGCCGCGAGCTGTCGCTTCCGCCCGGCTATAGGATCCAGTGGACAGGCCAGTACGAGTTTATGGAGGAGATGCAATCGCGAATGGCGTGGGTGGTGCCGCTCACTTTGCTGTTGGTCATCTTTCTCCTTCGCATGGGTATGCGTGGCTGGTCGCAGACGGGTCTTGTCCTCACGAGCTTGCCCTTTGCGTTGATAGGCAGCGTCTGGCTGCTTTTTTTTCAGGATTACAACGTCTCGACCGCCGTGTGGGTGGGCCTCATCGCCGTCATAGGAACCGCGTCCGAGACCGGAATTCTGATGGTCACATTTCTCGATCAAGCGATGGCACTTCGCCAGCAGTCGAAAAGCACCCTTACCGCGAATGACGTGAATGAAGCCGTCGTGGACGGGGCTTCGTCCCGTGTTCGCCCCATCGTTATGTCGGTGGCCAGCACAGTTCTTGGTCTGCTTCCCTTACTTTGGGAGGCGGGGCCAGGCGCTGACGTTTCTGCCCGAATTGCAGCGCCCGTGGTGGGTGGCCTGGTCTCGTGCCTATTGCTCACGCTGTTCGTGCTGCCGGCAGGCTACGCGATCTGGCGCCGCCGACAGATTCGAACCGGACACATCATGCCAATTAAGGCAGAAGAAGAAGGATCAGTATGA
- a CDS encoding MBL fold metallo-hydrolase: MNEPTLTFLGGAGTVTGSKYLIEANGGRLLLDCGLFQGLKALRERNRSAQPFEAKSVDCVVLSHGHLDHSGYLPLLVKNGFRGPIYCTAGTRDLLEVLLLDSAHLQEEDAARANRYGYSKHKPALPLYTEEDARKALELIKTNGYGAAFAIGTLGHALFRRAGHILGSATVELQLASADPCRLVFSGDLGRWNRPIIRDPEFVPEGDVLLVESTYGNRFHATNSEETLVRVLTETAERGGAVIVPSFAIGRPQELLWTIRKLEDEGRLPALSVYLDSPMAITATDIYCRHPEEHDIDMKLLMDEQRCPLCCRQYHLVRTAEESKALNKKSGPMVIIAGSGMATGGRVLHHLKQRLTDERNTVLLVGFQAAGTRGRALQEGAKWVRIHGGDIAVRAHVETVDGLSAHADQGELLRWMRGFTKPPKQTYVVHGEPNASQALAFEIRKQLGCNVEVAEDGKTVALTVAKARIGAER, encoded by the coding sequence ATGAACGAACCAACGCTCACATTTCTTGGAGGTGCGGGGACCGTTACGGGCTCCAAATATCTCATTGAAGCGAACGGAGGCCGCTTGTTGCTCGATTGCGGCTTGTTCCAAGGTCTCAAGGCACTGCGCGAGCGCAATCGCAGCGCGCAGCCCTTCGAGGCAAAGTCCGTCGACTGCGTCGTCTTGAGCCACGGGCACCTGGATCATTCAGGCTACCTGCCTCTCTTGGTCAAGAATGGGTTTCGAGGACCCATCTACTGCACAGCCGGCACGCGAGATTTGCTTGAGGTGCTCCTGCTCGACTCAGCACACTTGCAGGAGGAGGACGCAGCTCGTGCGAACCGCTATGGCTACTCAAAGCACAAGCCAGCACTGCCGCTGTATACGGAGGAAGATGCGCGCAAGGCATTAGAGCTCATTAAGACCAACGGGTACGGAGCGGCATTTGCCATAGGCACACTGGGACACGCACTCTTCCGAAGAGCGGGGCATATTCTCGGCTCTGCCACCGTCGAGCTCCAGCTCGCGTCGGCCGACCCATGTCGACTTGTCTTCTCCGGTGACCTGGGCAGGTGGAACCGCCCAATCATTCGAGACCCTGAGTTCGTACCGGAAGGTGACGTATTGCTCGTTGAGTCCACCTATGGAAATCGATTTCATGCGACGAACAGCGAGGAGACCCTCGTGCGGGTCCTCACGGAGACAGCAGAGCGCGGCGGCGCAGTGATTGTACCGTCCTTCGCGATTGGTAGACCCCAGGAGCTACTCTGGACAATTCGCAAGCTCGAGGATGAGGGGCGATTGCCCGCCTTGTCGGTCTACCTCGACAGCCCCATGGCGATCACGGCGACCGACATCTATTGCCGGCATCCCGAAGAGCATGACATCGACATGAAACTGCTTATGGATGAGCAGCGTTGTCCGCTTTGCTGTCGGCAATACCATTTGGTCCGGACGGCGGAGGAATCGAAGGCTCTCAACAAGAAGAGCGGGCCGATGGTAATTATCGCCGGCAGTGGCATGGCGACAGGTGGACGGGTTTTGCATCACCTTAAACAACGACTAACCGACGAGCGAAATACCGTGCTTTTGGTGGGGTTCCAGGCTGCGGGAACGAGGGGACGGGCGCTACAGGAGGGTGCAAAGTGGGTTCGGATTCACGGTGGAGATATCGCGGTCCGAGCGCACGTCGAGACGGTCGACGGGCTTTCCGCTCATGCAGACCAAGGCGAACTACTGCGGTGGATGCGTGGTTTCACCAAGCCACCAAAGCAGACCTACGTTGTTCATGGCGAACCGAACGCTTCACAGGCGCTCGCATTCGAGATTCGCAAGCAGCTCGGTTGCAACGTCGAGGTGGCTGAGGATGGCAAGACCGTGGCGCTCACTGTAGCGAAGGCGAGGATTGGGGCTGAACGATAA
- a CDS encoding cation-translocating P-type ATPase, which yields MTSVEAARRLAEHGRNEIARERATSPWVLLARQFKSPVIWLLLGACIVSGALGELADAIAIGTIVVLNALVGFFQEYRAERAVLALRSMTAPRARILRDGRVADIPAADVVPGDWLLLEAGDVVAADARLVEANRLSTNEAPLTGESAPVEKSIVPVADEAPIAERHDAVFMGTAVANGTGKAEVVATGMRTELGKIAHLLATAEEVSTPLQLRLARVSRLLLYICGGIVVVVAAAGILRGVALFDVSLAAVSLAVAGVPESLPAIVTIALAIGVKRMASRHVLVRRLHSVETLGCATVICTDKTGTLTTGVMGVRELWGTDHKFLLDAAAACCDAELAHDERTGIGDPTEVAILVAAGKQEIRRADIERDRPRVTVMPFDTERRRMSILRRDGKLYLKGAVEVVFGFCTSGTEGAMQANDELTARGLRVLAVAVGEGAEEKNLRFIGLIGIADPPRAEAILAVAAAREAGIKTVMITGDHPATALAIARELGIVREGDNPEELVHARASPEDKLKIVKSWKTQGAVVAMTGDGVNDAPALREAHIGIAMGKTGTEVTREASDMVLTDDNFASIVAAVQEGRGIFDNIRKTIVYLLAGNTAELAVMLAAAIVGLPLPLLPLHLLWINLVTDGLPALALVTDPTDRDVLKRPPRQPDEPMLGRPEWTNVIVTGLLQATATLAVFAWALQNRDLIQARSLAFSVLVFGELFRAFAARSTTRVFWEVGAFTNVRLLGVVVLSVLVQLGIHHFPATQALFQIGELSLDDCVLGLLVGLCPVSVIELSKLVRRAIQPRPNLRRAT from the coding sequence TTGACAAGCGTCGAGGCCGCACGCCGTCTTGCTGAGCACGGGCGAAACGAGATCGCACGGGAACGAGCAACCTCGCCGTGGGTTCTCCTTGCACGGCAGTTCAAGAGTCCGGTCATCTGGCTGCTGCTCGGGGCCTGTATCGTATCCGGTGCTCTTGGCGAGCTCGCCGATGCCATCGCGATCGGGACGATCGTGGTCCTTAACGCGCTGGTGGGCTTCTTCCAAGAATACCGGGCAGAACGCGCGGTCCTCGCGCTGCGCTCGATGACGGCTCCTCGAGCACGCATCCTGCGCGATGGACGAGTGGCGGACATCCCCGCCGCGGATGTGGTTCCCGGAGATTGGCTGCTACTCGAAGCCGGTGACGTTGTCGCCGCCGACGCTCGATTGGTCGAGGCGAACCGCCTTTCGACGAACGAGGCACCTCTCACAGGAGAGAGCGCTCCGGTCGAAAAATCCATCGTTCCTGTAGCGGACGAAGCGCCTATCGCCGAGCGCCACGACGCCGTATTCATGGGCACGGCCGTGGCAAACGGCACCGGCAAGGCAGAAGTCGTCGCTACCGGCATGCGCACCGAACTCGGGAAAATCGCGCACCTTCTGGCCACTGCGGAGGAAGTCTCTACGCCTCTTCAGTTACGGCTCGCTCGCGTAAGTCGGCTCCTCCTCTACATCTGCGGCGGCATCGTCGTCGTCGTGGCTGCCGCGGGTATCCTACGCGGCGTAGCGCTATTTGATGTGTCCCTCGCCGCCGTCTCGCTGGCCGTCGCCGGTGTTCCCGAAAGTTTGCCGGCAATCGTCACCATAGCGCTGGCGATTGGCGTAAAGCGTATGGCCTCACGACATGTTCTTGTCCGGAGGCTTCACTCTGTCGAGACCCTCGGATGCGCCACTGTCATCTGCACGGACAAGACCGGCACTTTGACGACCGGGGTCATGGGCGTGCGGGAGCTCTGGGGCACCGACCACAAATTTCTTCTCGATGCGGCGGCGGCTTGTTGCGATGCTGAACTTGCGCACGACGAACGCACCGGCATAGGCGATCCGACAGAAGTTGCCATTCTCGTAGCCGCGGGAAAGCAAGAGATTCGACGCGCCGATATTGAGCGCGACCGGCCTCGTGTCACCGTCATGCCCTTCGACACCGAACGTAGGCGGATGTCGATTCTTCGGAGAGATGGAAAACTGTATCTCAAGGGAGCCGTTGAGGTGGTTTTCGGGTTCTGCACCTCAGGCACGGAAGGAGCGATGCAAGCCAATGATGAACTGACTGCGCGTGGACTGCGGGTCCTCGCTGTTGCGGTTGGTGAGGGCGCGGAAGAAAAAAACCTGCGCTTCATCGGCCTGATTGGAATCGCCGATCCTCCACGAGCGGAGGCCATTTTAGCGGTCGCAGCCGCGCGCGAAGCGGGCATCAAGACGGTGATGATTACCGGCGACCATCCAGCGACGGCGCTCGCCATCGCACGGGAACTTGGCATCGTCCGAGAAGGAGACAACCCCGAAGAACTCGTCCACGCGCGAGCCTCACCAGAAGACAAACTGAAGATCGTCAAGTCATGGAAGACGCAAGGCGCGGTGGTCGCGATGACGGGCGACGGCGTCAACGACGCACCGGCGTTGCGCGAGGCGCACATCGGCATCGCCATGGGCAAGACCGGGACGGAGGTCACGCGCGAAGCCTCTGACATGGTGCTCACCGACGACAACTTTGCCAGCATCGTCGCCGCGGTCCAAGAGGGGCGTGGCATCTTCGATAACATCCGAAAGACCATTGTCTACCTGCTCGCGGGCAACACTGCCGAGCTCGCCGTGATGCTCGCGGCGGCAATCGTGGGGCTCCCGTTGCCGCTACTTCCACTTCATCTTTTGTGGATCAACCTCGTCACCGACGGTCTACCAGCGCTTGCCCTCGTGACGGACCCAACGGATCGGGACGTGCTCAAGCGACCGCCCAGGCAGCCGGACGAGCCGATGCTGGGTCGCCCTGAGTGGACCAACGTCATCGTAACGGGCCTGCTTCAGGCGACAGCGACGCTGGCCGTGTTTGCGTGGGCGCTTCAAAATAGGGACCTCATCCAGGCCCGCAGTTTGGCCTTCTCGGTGTTGGTGTTCGGGGAGTTGTTTCGTGCGTTTGCGGCACGGAGCACGACGCGGGTGTTCTGGGAGGTCGGTGCTTTCACGAACGTACGCTTGCTCGGTGTGGTCGTGTTATCTGTCCTGGTTCAGCTGGGCATTCACCATTTCCCCGCAACCCAGGCGCTGTTCCAAATCGGGGAACTGTCGCTTGACGACTGCGTACTCGGCCTACTCGTGGGGCTTTGCCCGGTGTCTGTGATTGAGCTATCGAAACTTGTTCGTCGCGCAATTCAACCGCGACCCAATTTGAGGAGAGCAACATGA
- a CDS encoding ATP-binding protein produces the protein MIECQCQEPHEHRRIVLTGGPGAGKTAVLELVRQYFCKHVDVLPEAASILFGGGFRRGTTIAGRAASQRAIFHVQRELETTADVEGDAAIILCDRGTIDGFAYWPGPEDFWSSLGTTREREFQRYSAVIHLRTPLAVGGYNHRNPVRIESAAEAALVDERLAQAWEGHPRRFVVESTADFLDKAKRTIEVLRGEMPECCRQHLVPTVDG, from the coding sequence ATGATTGAATGCCAATGCCAAGAGCCCCACGAACACCGACGAATCGTGCTAACCGGAGGGCCGGGTGCAGGAAAGACGGCGGTCTTGGAGTTGGTACGTCAGTACTTCTGCAAGCACGTCGACGTGCTGCCCGAGGCCGCGAGCATTCTGTTTGGCGGTGGATTTAGACGAGGCACCACGATCGCCGGCCGAGCCGCCTCGCAACGCGCCATTTTTCACGTACAGCGAGAGCTTGAGACGACGGCCGACGTTGAGGGTGACGCGGCGATTATTCTCTGCGATCGAGGAACCATCGATGGTTTCGCCTACTGGCCTGGGCCAGAGGACTTCTGGAGCTCGCTTGGGACGACGCGAGAACGAGAGTTCCAACGCTACAGTGCTGTGATTCACCTGCGCACGCCGCTAGCAGTGGGCGGCTACAATCACCGTAATCCGGTAAGGATCGAATCGGCCGCCGAGGCCGCGCTGGTCGACGAACGGCTCGCACAGGCGTGGGAAGGACATCCTCGACGCTTCGTTGTCGAGAGCACGGCCGACTTCCTGGATAAGGCGAAGCGGACCATCGAGGTCCTGCGAGGCGAAATGCCAGAATGCTGTCGGCAACATCTAGTGCCTACGGTGGATGGCTGA